In the Gammaproteobacteria bacterium genome, one interval contains:
- a CDS encoding galacturonosyltransferase WbtD — MMKIIVLGNHTKALMLFRGRLIKRFVDLGHTVIAYAPEDDPKTADELGLMGAEFRQLLFDRTGMSIFQDLLFMLRFWRILLEEKPDILLSYTIKPVIFGSLAAYLAGIRRCYSVITGLGYVFIGDGAGKKFLRLLVVKLYKLALFFNDTVFFLNKDDFATFLKYRILNNTKSYKLIDGEGIDLNKYSIKTTRIQIINGSGVDLSVYKGTSVAVREAGEAGEAGEAGYIFLLIARLIIDKGIREYVNAARIIKEKYPKINFWIVGAFDSNPTAISQVEVEQWIDEGVITYHGETRDVRPYINNSSIFVLPSYREGIPRTVLEAMAMGRPIITTDAPGCRETVVNGDNGFLVPIKDVSALANAMEQFILHPQLIEKMGRRSLEIATEKFDVHKVNDSILRSMGLIPDIRIP, encoded by the coding sequence AAAGACCGCAGATGAACTCGGATTAATGGGTGCCGAATTCCGGCAATTACTTTTTGATAGAACAGGAATGAGTATTTTTCAAGATCTACTTTTTATGCTACGATTTTGGCGGATACTATTAGAGGAAAAGCCGGATATTCTTTTGTCATACACCATCAAACCCGTTATTTTCGGCTCATTGGCAGCGTACCTTGCGGGGATTAGGCGCTGTTATTCAGTGATCACCGGCTTAGGATATGTGTTTATCGGTGATGGCGCAGGAAAAAAGTTTTTGCGTCTATTGGTTGTCAAGCTCTATAAGTTAGCACTATTTTTCAATGATACGGTTTTTTTTCTAAACAAAGATGATTTCGCTACCTTTTTAAAGTATCGTATCCTCAATAACACAAAATCTTATAAATTAATCGATGGAGAAGGTATTGATCTAAATAAATATTCTATAAAAACAACGCGTATTCAAATTATTAATGGGTCAGGCGTTGATTTATCCGTGTACAAAGGCACTTCAGTTGCAGTTAGGGAGGCAGGGGAGGCAGGGGAGGCCGGGGAGGCCGGATATATATTTTTATTGATTGCGCGATTGATAATTGATAAGGGTATCCGTGAATATGTCAATGCGGCGAGAATCATCAAGGAAAAATATCCCAAGATCAACTTCTGGATTGTTGGTGCATTTGATAGCAACCCGACTGCTATTTCTCAGGTCGAAGTTGAGCAATGGATAGATGAGGGTGTTATAACCTATCATGGTGAAACCAGGGATGTCCGACCTTATATTAATAATTCAAGCATATTCGTATTGCCATCGTATCGGGAAGGGATACCTAGAACGGTTCTTGAGGCAATGGCGATGGGACGGCCAATTATTACAACCGATGCTCCTGGCTGTCGAGAAACTGTTGTAAACGGCGATAATGGCTTTTTGGTGCCAATCAAAGATGTTTCAGCACTTGCGAATGCCATGGAACAGTTCATTCTGCATCCGCAACTAATAGAAAAAATGGGCCGCCGTAGTCTTGAAATTGCCACGGAAAAGTTTGATGTTCACAAAGTCAACGATAGCATTTTGCGAAGCATGGGGTTAATTCCAGATATTCGGATTCCTTGA